CGAGTCCGAAATACttgtatttacaaaacaatGATTTTGATCTAATCGAAACCCAATAACAATAACATGCTAGAAATCATGCTAGAACATAGTTAGTAGTAATTTAAACTTGTCGCATGTTAGTCACAATTGAAATGTATCATTGTAATTTGGAGCGTTTGAAACCTTGCCCATATAATACCATACATAACCTTGGGTGACACACTTTCCCGGACCACTCGGCCCAGATAATACCGAAATGGAAATACAGACCCTGTTTTTAgtgtactcgcccatagaaactgacatgagcttctatgggagtgtaaaaaaagaacagtctgttcctttaaatatttttttgtcttttcaccttaaaatatgtattttaatttatatttatattggtTTTCTTTGTTATCTttagttttaagtaaatattgtaCACTCGAAATGGGTAACCATTAGAACTTAacaattgtaatattttaataccatcTATGTAACACGGCTAAAACAATAAAgttaattctattctattctattctacacGAAAAGCAGACATTATTTGTCGTCGACACGACAGCTTCGGGATCTCGTTTACCAAATAAAACGCGAGGTCGCTGTTAGTGGACTGTATTTCTTCTCTCGTTTCGATCGCAGCAAAAGATCGAAAATCCGGTGTCAAAAGCCAAGTCGTCGTTTTCGCAGGTTCGGTGTCCAATAAGATTGCCAAAGGTCGCAGGTTCGTGAGGGGTTCGGGGTCCGGGGTAGTATCTGGTCGTTTGGCTCGCTTGGATCTTTTCGAATTTGGCTCGCGGATGACTAGTCGATGACTGGAATACGCTAGGAGGGAGGCCGTCGTATTTATACCCGCGCGGCGGGACGACGGCTTCCCTCCGATTGGCGATAATTCAGGCGGTCTGATTGGTCGCTGGGTTTCAGAAACCGCACTGAATTATCGCCAATTTCGCTATGACACTATGGATTTTCGATCGCTGTCGGGTTTAATAATCAACTTAACATATACAAATCGACTTAATCTAATTAGAATCGCTGTGCCCTAGCCCATTCTTGTCGCAAATATCGCTTTTATTAATCGGTATGGGCTAGGGTCGCAAATAACTAcaaaaaatcaattttatttacaaaacttaacCTAATTAGACCTAATTAAACCTAATTAAACCtaattaaatactttatttacatgTCATTCTTAAAAGATCTGTCGACGCGTGGCTATCCGCAACATTATTAATGACCTTGTTGCCTCTACTGCCGGTGGTCTAGTGGTGTTGTTTGCGGATGACACAACAGTAGTAGTGAGCGCTAGCAGTTATTTGCAGCTCGAAGACGGGATAGGTGTGTTGAAAGTCTATGGTTTCTGTGTCGTAGCAACGGTTTTTTCGTTTGTAGACAGTGTCACTTAATGAAAATATAGTCTTACAGAATGCACTGATTTACAGAGTTTTCTTTAATATAGGAGGCAGAGTTCATCTGATTAGTAATACATTaataggttatgggcccagaATTGACGAACACCTCCGCTTATGTACTGAACCGGACAGGTACATCGAGAGTCGAGGGTAAAAGCCCATACGAGGTTTAGTTTGGAAAAGAACCAAACAAAGAACATTTACGTGTAATAGGGAGCAGATGTTTCGTGCAAGTCCCTAAACAGATGCGTAAAAAAATGGATAAGAAAGCCATTAAAGCGTTCCTTATAGGATATGATGAGGAATACTATCGTGTATAGATTACCGACGGCAAGAAAAGGCGTCTGGCTCGATCGCGAGATGTAATTTTTGAGGAGTCAGTTAGTAATACATTAATAAGGTGACGTGTGCAATCAGCTGCGGGAGTGGTTTGCTGCAAATGGGCTTATTATGAACGTCACAAAGCCCAACGTGGTGATGTTTAAGACCAGGAACCATGTTGAGACTTCTCATGTTCAAAGTCCACTACCGCTGTGCAGTACGAGCAAGTTTCTGGGATTTGAAATTGACACTGGATTAACATGGAAAGAGCATGTGGACAAGCTTTGTGAAAAATTGTGCAGTACTGTCTTTGCCTTACGAAAGCATTCTTATTTCCGGGTAAGCCTTAATCGAAATTTATCATGCTCATTTTCATTCACTTTTGTCGTATGGCAGGCCAGCATCTTGTGGTGAAATTCGACAAACTCCGACAGTGATTAAATTCCAGAAGCGAGCTCTGCGCACAATAGCTGGTTTAAGGCCTAGGGACTCTTGCAGGGACCAATTTAAGAAATTGGGATATTGCCGCATTATTCGTAGTACGTtacgatattattataaattttgaacatgaaactaccgtgagactcactcatattaaatataatgacccggataactcacgtcttaaatcgagtttagctcgacatgtttcgggctaatccgtagcccttcgtcttcggagcaacgcgactcagcggctgctgcaacacgcgcactgcgcgccgccgctctgctcgcgcgactacccgacgaaactgacaccggcacacaactacccgcgttttcatcatcattacaactgtcaaatgtagggtagcacacaacactaacaatagcaatagcaatgggtacaactggaggcagtgcaaccgtgtggtgaacgtgtcgactcgtcaaagaccggtgggagctgagagggttccggtatatttaccgtttataaaaggggtgacggataaaatcggacacttgttacgccgaagatatagcatcaagtcgattttccgtcctcatatgcagctcagacagttggtacgttcgccgaaggataaggagcccctgagtggccccggggtatatatgattccctgtgcctgtggcaagagctatattggagagactggacgaaacgtttccacaagggtatcggagcacatacgtagtatgaggaaacaggacgacaaggggtctgctgtggccgagcactcaatgaactcggattcgacgcactatatcagatttgataaggtatctgtacttgcgagagagaaatttttaattccgcggaaagtgcgtgaagccatcgagattagtcgtcggccgaatttcaacggggattgtggttggacggtacctccgagttggaaaacggtgttaaatactcgtgctgcgtcatcggtgtgtgtgaacgtacctttacagagcgatattgttagtgttgtgtgctaccctacatttgacagttgtaatgatgatgaaaacgcgggtagttgtgtgccggtgtcagtttcgtcgggtagtcgcgcgagcagagcggcggcgcgcagtgcgcgtgttgcagcagccgctgagtcgcgttgctccgaagacgaagggctacggattagcccgaaacatgtcgagctaaactcgatttaagacgtgagttatccgggtcattatatttaatatgatattattatatttgttaggGATAACCTTTTTTCATACTTTATGTAGAAATTAGTCTATGGCTGATTTCAAATGAagagtttttgtttttcttacttGTGTCAATgtcttttgcaaatatacatgtcggttacttttaaaatataatcttttTCATTTAATGACTGGGTAAAGACTATTACAGCCTTTACAATATTTACACGCCAAAATATTAATTCCTTTAAACGTGTCAATATCCCAGGCAGAATAACTCGACAGAACCGGCGACTGCAAGCAGTGCCGCGGCGGTTGGCGctgcttgataaaaaaaaacccgcgcGTCTTGGGCCCTAGGCTTCATGAACGGCTACCCGCGGACTTAAAAATGAATGTTGGGATAAGACATGAGACATTTGGACgcacattaaaaaaacttcttttggaCAAGTCATTGTAAGTACTCTTTAAAAGAGTACAGTGGAATTTTATGTTGACATttgcatttcatttttatttttatttcatttttttatgtaagtaccttGTTTCTGTACTCTTGTTTTGTTCGGTTGAAAattttcacagttttgtgaacaaatttttaattttatatttaattttattgccttgacattttagtaattttattatttgtttaatttattgttcatataggtacgtatttcataaatttgacaTAGATTCATATTCCTGTTTTtacctttaattattattattatttaattttaccctaatttgacattgtgaattctatttacttatattttttgtatacattagacgatccttttgtgttataattacctgacatgtgtttataatgtatttttcatcacacttactcgtaaacagtgtcgaaacatgcaggctaccttggttgcaaccccccaaataaaaccctcggccttaatgtgcttgtcatgaaacccgtggtcggtaaatgagtcattgcccgtacaaattttcttgtcatgaagcccaaggtcggtaaatgagtcagtgcccgtagcCCGCAGGCCGCACCGTAGgccgcagcctaaggtatcgccaatatttggaatatATTCGCCATTTCGCCAATAtttcttcgacttcgggcttctaatagactctcgttcgtaattccttattaaccgcccttaaataagtatatatatatataagtatagaagtaataaataaatctatctatctatctaatcagGATCGGTATCGGTATTAtacgggccgggaaagagtgtcacccgtcacAAACGCTACACACTATTTACTATAGCAACACACAAGCATGCAATGACcacgggtgacactatttacggCCACGGATAATACTGgtatggaaataccgacctgatatttcgtgtacacgccccaAGCAGCTTAGATCCTAAATGCCCCgcaatactttattttttttatctacacccatatagtaaatcctcaattatgcgtttaaaaaccataggtaatgaccagcattacgacattggattctattatgaacacagCTTTATCGTAATGCAGCAGCAGGTAGTCGCGAGCGTaactcgtggggcagacatacctacctagttctcgttaatgcaggtcattctcaatggttcttgaacacatgatagaggatttaatatatggatatagataaaatattgtatgcaattgtacgtaattaggccttaaaacactcatgtgaccccaTTATGAAAcacggctacgcctcgtttcataaacccacactcatgttttaaggacccctattacgatacagttgcataaaatagtATGAACTCTGAATTTTTGACCTGTTTTGACCTTTACTTTTATCTTCTATCTCACAGTGTAAGCTTCTtgacacgcccatacaaactggtgttaaactgacaagtttctatgggcgggcgtgtacacgaaatatcaagtcggtatttccatgtcggtattgtacggcgACTTTGTTgtgtcactgtcactgtcagtcagtcagtcgaGTCAAGTCGATGCGATACTTTAGCTTTTATTACCtacgtaaattaattaaaattttgtaaatcaGTCTACCCACacgatttcttattttattgtttactaaattgatttatattattttaatctaacttACCAATTAGCTCGGAAATCGTGTGTTTCCAATGAAACAGGCATATAATATGGTGTGAAGTTGAATTTGTTTACGTTATTagttatgtaaaataataaaataagatgtgTTCTTACTCGGTTTTGTCTTTCTTTAGTAAATGGCGGTTATGGATTAGACCGCTACTGATAGCTCTGTACgtaatacttattattgtattggTGCCAATTTTGATAGCTCACTCCATTAGCAATGGATTCAGTAGTTTGGACCAGGTATCTTTGGTGGGAGGTGGCTTTGTTCTCCTGGCTCTTCCGATCTCAATATGGCAGATAATTCAACATGTAGTACACTACACAAAGCCTTCTCTACAGAAGCATATTATAAGGTGAGTCTTAaatgtaagtataataattaataactataTACAGGATGTTTATGTCAAAGGTTCAGTGATTCCTTTCACAAAAAATTCTAGTCCTTGTTGTAGAGAATAAATGGGTAGAGAATATGCTTCAATATTGTGATTGAATAGAGCATCAATTTTAATTTGCTTAATAGCAATTACCTAATTATGTTGCAAtcacatttttgagatattagtttttgtgtttgtttaaaATGTTTACTTTGATCATATcacatatcatttaatttttccTCAGAATACTATGGATGGTCCCAATATATGCTCTAAATGCATGGCTAGGTTTAGAGTTTCCAGAACAATCCATCTATATGGATTCCCTGAGAGAATGTTATGAAGCTTATGTCATTTATAACTTCATGAAGTACTTACTGAACTATCTCAATGAGGACCAGGACTTGGAAGCTGTGTTGGAGACAAAGCCACAGGTTTATCACATATTTCCGCTGTGCTGTCTCACTCCTTGGGAAATGGGAAGGtaaaatactgtttaattttttataatactaactTTATCCCATGACAAAGCTTATGAGGAAAACTTTATTGTTGATGATTAATGCAATGAGTGTGTGTTAAAAACTATTCATGAATTTTTTACTCAAAAACAagtgaaaaacatttttgaattgTTTACAGTGAATTTGTCCATAACTGCAAACATGGCATCCTCCAATACACAGTGGTGCGACCAGTCACAACTGTCATCTCCATGATTTGTGAACTGTGTGGTGTGTATGGTGAGAGTGACTTCAATCCTAGAATGGCCTTCCCATACATGATAGCTATAAACAACTTATCGCAGTTTGTGGCCATGTACTGCCTTGTTCTCTTCTACCGGGCCAACAGAGTGGAACTTAAGCCTATGAAGCCAATTGGAAAGTTTTTGTGCATAAAAGCTGTGGTGTTCTTCTCTTtcttgtaagttttatttttattttcaataacagtgaaataaagtttttttctggttttgaGTGGCTCTTAAATATGCCTTCATATTTTACCTGGAAGCTATAATAGATCATGGGgacctagtgaaaaaggggttaattctgcagaagttgaacagctgatttcgacttaaacctctttacacataaaatagaaaatagctaTGTAATTTCTG
Above is a window of Choristoneura fumiferana chromosome 2, NRCan_CFum_1, whole genome shotgun sequence DNA encoding:
- the LOC141444783 gene encoding transmembrane protein 184C yields the protein MCSYSVLSFFSKWRLWIRPLLIALYVILIIVLVPILIAHSISNGFSSLDQVSLVGGGFVLLALPISIWQIIQHVVHYTKPSLQKHIIRILWMVPIYALNAWLGLEFPEQSIYMDSLRECYEAYVIYNFMKYLLNYLNEDQDLEAVLETKPQVYHIFPLCCLTPWEMGSEFVHNCKHGILQYTVVRPVTTVISMICELCGVYGESDFNPRMAFPYMIAINNLSQFVAMYCLVLFYRANRVELKPMKPIGKFLCIKAVVFFSFFQGVIINILVFCGVISTIFITPNNPGDPKIISSQLQDFLICIEMFLAAIAHHYSFSYKPFVSRHEHESSPSCLGSFLAMWDVSDVKRDISEHLGVVGSSFSRRLRGKSMYHMARGYDESSRLVSEPTSSSAPNLTVDEPSIDVRPSTYGSVDTTVTASASDTEPLLDSMERSNRDPKV